Genomic DNA from Veillonella criceti:
AGAAAATGGAGTTCGCAATATCAGTGGTTTTAATGAACGGTATCCAGATAAAGCAATGCCATTGATTTTAATTATTATTGACGAATTGGCAGACTTAATGATGACGGCACCAGACGTGGAAGAAGCGATTAATCGTTTAGCCGCTAAAGCCCGTGCGGCAGGGATTCATATGGTATTGGCAACACAGCGTCCATCGGTAAATGTTATTACGGGTACGATTAAGGCTAATGTACCAAGTCGTATTTCCTTTGCCGTCGCTACGCAGATTGATTCGCGGACTATTCTTGATATGGCGGGCGCGGAAAAATTATTAGGCAAAGGTGACATGCTCTTTAATCCAATTGGTGCGAGCAAGCCAATTCGTATTCAAGGGGCTTTCATTTCTGACGAAGAAGTGGAAGAATTGGTGGCCTTTGTTAAGCAACAAGGTCGTCCAGAGTATGATGAATCTATTGTAGAAGAAGTAGAACAAGAGCTGGTAGAAGAAGCGGATCATGATACGGAAGAACAGGATGAATTATTGGAACGAGCGGCAGAACTTGTTATTAGTGCTGGTCAAGGCTCTACATCCATGTTGCAACGTCGTTTCAGAATTGGTTATTCAAGAGCGGCGCGTTTAATTGATACGATGGAAGAAATGCGAATTATTGGTCCGGCTAATGGTAGTAAGCCAAGAGATATATTGATGACCTTCGCAGCGGCTAAAGAGAAATATTTTACGAAATAAGGAGGTAGACCTTGTCAACCATTGGGGAAGAATTACGGCGCGAACGCAATCGTCGTGGATTAACCATTAAAGATATTGAACAAGTGCTTCACATACGATCCGCGTATTTGGAAGCCATTGAAGAAGATAATTATAAAATTATTCCTGGCGATGTATATGTAAAGGGCTTTATTGGTAATTATGCTGATTTGCTGGGCCTTGAACGGCATCGCATGATTGATCGTTATAAAAGTCTGATTGGGGAGCCTTTAGGCGTTCCTTTGCGGCGTATGAAACCACGGAAGTTGGCGCCTCATGAAGAAGTGGAGCGAGAAGTAGATAAAGTGGTGCCGCGCTCAAAACGCTTGAGCTATACTTCTAGGCAACAGCGTCGTCAAAAAACATTAGCCCAAGAGCGCTTAGCTGTTGGTGTTATTATATTTTGTATTATAGTCTTTTTAGGTTGGTTATTTTTTGTATAAAACTAAGTTGTTGATAAATCAAGGAGATATGTGTAGTGAGCGACTTTTTAATTACGGAACGGGCAGAGATGGAGGCACGTGGTTGGGCTGAGCTCGATTTTGTGTTAGTTACAGGTGATGCCTATGTGGATCATCCGTCTTTTGCTGGTAGTGTGATTGGCCGATTATTGGAGCACCATGGGTATCGGGTGGGGCTCATTGCACAGCCTGACTGGAATGATGTGGAGGCTTTTAAAGTATTAGGTAAGCCCCGATTAGCATCCTTAGTGACGGCTGGCAATTTAGATTCGATGTTAAATAAATTTACAGCGGCTAAAAAATACCGACATAATGATGATTATTCACCAGGTGGTGAGAGTGGTCATCGCCCTGATCGAGCTACATTAGTGTATGCGAATCGTATGCGTGAAGCCTTTCGTGATGTACCTGTAATCATTGGTGGTATTGAGGCAAGTTTGCGCCGTTTTGCCCATTATGATTATTGGTCTGATACAGTGCGCCGGTCTATTTTGACAGATAGCAAAGCGGATGCTCTTATTTATGGTATGGGTGAAAAGCAGATTTTAGAAATAGCGGCAGCTTTGGACAAAGGACAACTTAGGGATAGGTTGCCTACTATCAAAGGAGTCTGTTATATGGCGAAAGAAATACCTCAAGGTAAGGTAGTAGAATGTCCATCTTATGAAACGGTGAAGGCGGATAAACAGCAGTTTGCAACGGCATTTCGACAACAGTATTTAGAGCAAGATCCGTTTATTGGTAAAACGGTAGTACAACGTCACGGTGACCGCTATGTAGTGCAAAATAGTCCTGCATTACCTTTGACACAGGCAGAAATGGATGAAGTGTATAATTTGCCATTTTCGCGACGGTGGCATCCACGTTATGATGCTAAAGGCGGTGTGCCAGCTCTAAGTGAAGTACAATTTAGTCTAGTTAGTCATCGCGGTTGTTTTGGGAGCTGTTCTTTCTGTGCGATTACGAGTCATCAAGGTCGTATTATCCAAAACCGTAGTCATCAATCGTTAATTGCTGAAGCGGAGCGTATGATAGCGATGCCTGATTTTAAAGGCTATATTCATGATGTGGGCGGGCCAACCGCGAATTTTCGTCATGCGGCCTGTCAGAAACAGAACACTATGGGCGCTTGTCCTGGTAAAAATTGTGCAGCCCCTCATGCTTGTGAACGTTTAGATACAAGCCATGACGATTATTTAGCTTTATTAAGAAAATTACGTCAGTTGAAAGGTGTAAAAAAAGTTTTTGTTCGTTCAGGTCTGCGCTATGATTATGTCTTGGAAGATAATAATCGGCAGTTTGTGAAAGAACTTTGTGAACATCATGTAAGTGGACAGCTTAAAGTGGCACCAGAACATGTATCGAATCGTGTTACTGAAATTATGGGGAAGGCGGATAAAGCGACGTTTCTTAAATTTAAGAATTGGTTTGAAACAGCGAATAAACAGCTGGGTAAAAAACAATTCTTAGTGCCTTATTTTATGAGCTCTCATCCAGGTTGTACGCTAGAAGATGCCATTGAGTTAGCTGAATTTTTACGTGATCAAGGTATGACGCCAGAGCAGGTACAGGACTTTATTCCCACGCCTGGTAGTTTATCTACGGCCATGTACTATACGGGAATTCATCCTTTGACCGGAGAAACTGTTTATGTAGCTAAAAATGGACGTGATAAAGCTATGCAACGGGCTCTGATGCAGTATAAAAATCCTGATAATTATAAATTAGTGCAAGAAGCGCTTATTAAAGCGGGTCGCACGGATTTGATTGGCTTTGGCCCACAGTGTCTGATTCCGCCAAGACCAATAAAGAGCATGGACAAAGGTAAAACTGATATATCAAAGCAACACAGCACTCGTTCACGGTCAAAGACAAAGATGAATGACCGTGGCAAAATTAGTATAAGCAGAGGGAAGAAACGGAGTTTTTCATCTAGTAAACTTCGGCCCTAGTGTGTCATAATGGAGGCAGGTAAACGGATGAAACGATTTTGGCCGATTGCATTACTCATTGTGTTTGTACTTATCGTCTTTGGCGTAGGTGCACGAATAGAACAAAATAAGCAAAAAGAACGGACTGCCGTTCCTGTTAGGGCAGAATTGACAATATATTCTGATTTACCTACGAATTTGACAACCCTATTGGCGCAGCAATATGAAATGCAATATCATGTGCGTTTGAATATGTTGCCACTGACAGAGGAACAGATGGCTACACGGATGACGTTGCCCGTATCAGATCAAAAAGGAGACTTGGTACTAACTACACGAGATAACTTGGATATTGGTGTAAAATATAATCAATTAAAGCCAGTTCTTACAGAAGGAGTGGATGAAATCTCAGATCGTTTTAAGAATAACGATGCTTTCTGGGTAGGAATTTGGTATGATCCAGTTATATTTGCACAAAGCGAAGGCTTTTATAATCGTATGGGGCGCTATGTAACAGCTTGGCAGTCTTTAATATTACCTGGTGACTGGGCTGTTATTATGACAGATTTTGTAGCGTCTCGCAGTGCGGCTAATATTTTATACAGCTTTGTAGAAATAGATGGGGAGGAAAAAGGGTTACAGTATTTTGTAGAATTAAAACCTCATGTAGTGCAATATGCTAAATTTTTATCCACACCAGTTCGGTTAGCCGCGCTTGGTGAAACTGATTTGGGGATTGGCAACTACTCTGATGGGCTACAATATGCTAAACATAAATACCCAGTGAAGATTATTTTTCCTGCCGATGGAACGCCGTATTATTTAACGGGTGTTGGTATGTTACAAAGTGTAAGTAATGAAGAAGAAGCTACGCGCCTAGTGAAGTGGTTATTGTCTAAACAAGTGGCTCAACTGTTAGAAGATAACGGTTTTTATTATGTGCATACTAACCCTGAATTACCAAAGCCGATTGATTCCTTAGGTCGTGAATTAGTGCTTTGGGGAACACAGGGTGGTTATACAGAAGATGGTAAAAAAGTACTGTTGAATAAATGGATTAGTCAAGTGCGTTTTAGAAAGGATATATAATGAGTAAAAAGTTAGGCTATGTAAGCTTAGGTTGTGCAAAAAACTTAGTAGATACTGAGATTATGCTAGGTGTATTAAAAGATAATGGTTATGAGATTACGGATACGTTAGCTGAGGCCGAAATTATTATTGTTAATACATGTACTTTTATTGAAAAGGCAAAACAGGAGTCGGTTAATACGATTCTTGAAATGAGTGAATATAAACAATTTGGTGCTTGCCGTGGCTTGATTGTTGCTGGCTGTTTGAGTCAGCAATACCAAGAAGAATTATTCGCTGAAATTCCTGAAATTGATGCGCTTATTGGTACGGGCTCTTGGAATCGCATTATGGAAGCAATAGAGTCCATTAATGAAGGTCATCGAATTTGTATTATGGATTCTATTACGAATATTTACAATGAGCGCATGCCACGAATGCAGACGACACCGACATATAGTGCTTATGTGAAAATTGCGGAAGGTTGTGACAATGGTTGTACTTTCTGTATTATTCCTAAAGTGCGTGGCTCCTATCGTAGCCGTACTATTGAGTCAATCGTGGAAGAAGTGGAACGATTGGCCGCTATGGGTGTTAAAGAAATCAACTTAATTGCGCAAGATACGACTAGCTATGGTGCTGATTTGAATCAGGGTAAACCTATGTTAGTAGAATTGTTAGAAGCATTGATAAAAGTGGAAGGTATTCAATGGTACCGTTTACTTTATTTATATCCTAAGTATTTCACCGATGAATTATTAGATATTATTGTGCGTGAACCGAAGATTTGTAATTATATTGATTTACCATTGCAACATATTAATGATGATATTTTGCGCCGTATGAATCGTAAGGATCGCAAAGCTGATATTGTAAATTTATTGCAGAAAGTTCGCAGTAAAGCAAGTCATGTAACACTTCGTACATCCTTAATTGTGGGTTTTCCTGGTGAAACGGATGAACAGTTTGAAGAACTTTGTGATTTTGTCAAAGAAGTGTCCTTCGATAATATGGGTGTATTTACATACTCACAAGAAGAGGGAACTCCAGCTGGCGCTATGACTGATCAAGTGCCTGAAGAGGTAAAAGAAGAACGTTATCACACGTTGATGGCCATTCAGGCAGCTATTTCGGAAGAAAATAATCGTAATTTAGAAGGTACGGCACACGAAGCGATTATTGAAGAAATCAGTGAAGATGAACAAGGTCATTTATTAGCTAAAGGTCGTTTAGCTTGTCAGGCTCCTGATGTAGATGGAAATATGTATATTGAAGATTGTGAAGGGTTAGCTGTTGGTGATATTGTACCCGTTACAGTGGCGCAAGGTTTCTCCTATGATGTAGTGGCAGAGGTTCGTAAAGAAGCGTAAGCCATAGACAATATGTAAGTCAAAACAAAGTAGTGAGTGCATTGCTAAAGAATCGAGGCAAAGTATGATTGTAGAGTTGATTTCCACAGGTTCTGAATTATTATTAGGTGATACGATAAATACAAATGTTGCGTGGTTAGCTAGAGAGCTCAATAAATTGGGATATACGGTTGCTTTTCAAACAACGATTGGCGATAACCCAGAGCGTATGGAAGCTTGTTTTAAGGCAGCGGCTAAACGAGCGGATATAGTGATTGCGACTGGTGGCTTAGGGCCCACCCAAGGGGATATTACGCGCCCTGTGTTAGCTAAGGCCATGGGCGTAGAGTTAGAACTTAATAAGACAGCTGAAACGTTTGTTAAAGACTTTTTTAGAAATAAGGGTTGGGATATGCCCGAACCAAGTCGGCGTGAAATGTTGTTACCTATTAATAGTGTAGCGTTAGCTAATAGTCGTGGCGTGGCACCGGGGGTGGCTGTACAATCTGAAGGCACTACTTACATTTTATTGCCTGGGCCACCAGCTGAAATGAAAGCTGTTTTTGATGAATCTGTGCGTCCGTATTTAGCTAACCATTTTGGTGGCCAAGGGGTAGTTTTATCCCATCGCTATGCTGTATATGGTATGCGTGAATTAGCTTTAGAAGCCGCTTTGATGGATTTAGTAAAAGCACAACACAATCCTACCATTGCGTTTTTAATTAAGAATGGTTATATTGAATTACGTATTACTGCTAGTGCTACGACGATAGAAGCAGCAGAAGCTATCTTGGCTCCTTGGGATGGGATTTTGAAAGAACGGCTAGGCAATGCCTTAGGGCGTCGTTTGGAAAAATCTATGTTAGAATTAGTAAGTGAAGCCTTATTAAGTACAGGGGCTACTGTCGCTACGGCAGAATCTTGCACTGGTGGCTTAGTGGGTAAACGATTGACGGAATTACCTGGTAGTAGCGCCTATGTACAGGGGGGCGTTATTTCGTATTCTAATGATGTTAAGCATAAAGTATTAGGTGTACCGCAAGCTGAACTAGATGAGTTTGGTGCAGTTAGTGAAGAAGTGGCTAAATCAATGGCTATGGGCACTCGTAAATTACTAGGTACTACTTATGGCGTGTCTACTACAGGTATCGCAGGTCCTGGTGGCGCTACGCCAACTAAACCAGTGGGGCTAGTATATATTGGTATTTCAGGTCCTAAGGGAACGGTTGCTTATAAAAATGAATTTATAGGAGATCGGGATAGTATTCGTGAAAGTACGGCCGAACGGGCCCTTTACTTTTTGTATCAGACCATAACTGAGCAAGCTTAATATAGCAAGTGCGTCATAAAGGGTATCAGTGACTGGTTTGTAGTGTAGGTCATATATTAGATTTTATTTGAGTCATATGCTAGGTGTGTATGAATTCAATTAAATAGATTTTTATTTAGAATAGGTCATATAATAATGAAAAGTCCTTTGCTCATTAATGGTAAAGGCA
This window encodes:
- a CDS encoding helix-turn-helix domain-containing protein gives rise to the protein MSTIGEELRRERNRRGLTIKDIEQVLHIRSAYLEAIEEDNYKIIPGDVYVKGFIGNYADLLGLERHRMIDRYKSLIGEPLGVPLRRMKPRKLAPHEEVEREVDKVVPRSKRLSYTSRQQRRQKTLAQERLAVGVIIFCIIVFLGWLFFV
- a CDS encoding YgiQ family radical SAM protein, translating into MSDFLITERAEMEARGWAELDFVLVTGDAYVDHPSFAGSVIGRLLEHHGYRVGLIAQPDWNDVEAFKVLGKPRLASLVTAGNLDSMLNKFTAAKKYRHNDDYSPGGESGHRPDRATLVYANRMREAFRDVPVIIGGIEASLRRFAHYDYWSDTVRRSILTDSKADALIYGMGEKQILEIAAALDKGQLRDRLPTIKGVCYMAKEIPQGKVVECPSYETVKADKQQFATAFRQQYLEQDPFIGKTVVQRHGDRYVVQNSPALPLTQAEMDEVYNLPFSRRWHPRYDAKGGVPALSEVQFSLVSHRGCFGSCSFCAITSHQGRIIQNRSHQSLIAEAERMIAMPDFKGYIHDVGGPTANFRHAACQKQNTMGACPGKNCAAPHACERLDTSHDDYLALLRKLRQLKGVKKVFVRSGLRYDYVLEDNNRQFVKELCEHHVSGQLKVAPEHVSNRVTEIMGKADKATFLKFKNWFETANKQLGKKQFLVPYFMSSHPGCTLEDAIELAEFLRDQGMTPEQVQDFIPTPGSLSTAMYYTGIHPLTGETVYVAKNGRDKAMQRALMQYKNPDNYKLVQEALIKAGRTDLIGFGPQCLIPPRPIKSMDKGKTDISKQHSTRSRSKTKMNDRGKISISRGKKRSFSSSKLRP
- a CDS encoding extracellular solute-binding protein; the encoded protein is MKRFWPIALLIVFVLIVFGVGARIEQNKQKERTAVPVRAELTIYSDLPTNLTTLLAQQYEMQYHVRLNMLPLTEEQMATRMTLPVSDQKGDLVLTTRDNLDIGVKYNQLKPVLTEGVDEISDRFKNNDAFWVGIWYDPVIFAQSEGFYNRMGRYVTAWQSLILPGDWAVIMTDFVASRSAANILYSFVEIDGEEKGLQYFVELKPHVVQYAKFLSTPVRLAALGETDLGIGNYSDGLQYAKHKYPVKIIFPADGTPYYLTGVGMLQSVSNEEEATRLVKWLLSKQVAQLLEDNGFYYVHTNPELPKPIDSLGRELVLWGTQGGYTEDGKKVLLNKWISQVRFRKDI
- the rimO gene encoding 30S ribosomal protein S12 methylthiotransferase RimO; this encodes MSKKLGYVSLGCAKNLVDTEIMLGVLKDNGYEITDTLAEAEIIIVNTCTFIEKAKQESVNTILEMSEYKQFGACRGLIVAGCLSQQYQEELFAEIPEIDALIGTGSWNRIMEAIESINEGHRICIMDSITNIYNERMPRMQTTPTYSAYVKIAEGCDNGCTFCIIPKVRGSYRSRTIESIVEEVERLAAMGVKEINLIAQDTTSYGADLNQGKPMLVELLEALIKVEGIQWYRLLYLYPKYFTDELLDIIVREPKICNYIDLPLQHINDDILRRMNRKDRKADIVNLLQKVRSKASHVTLRTSLIVGFPGETDEQFEELCDFVKEVSFDNMGVFTYSQEEGTPAGAMTDQVPEEVKEERYHTLMAIQAAISEENNRNLEGTAHEAIIEEISEDEQGHLLAKGRLACQAPDVDGNMYIEDCEGLAVGDIVPVTVAQGFSYDVVAEVRKEA
- a CDS encoding competence/damage-inducible protein A, giving the protein MIVELISTGSELLLGDTINTNVAWLARELNKLGYTVAFQTTIGDNPERMEACFKAAAKRADIVIATGGLGPTQGDITRPVLAKAMGVELELNKTAETFVKDFFRNKGWDMPEPSRREMLLPINSVALANSRGVAPGVAVQSEGTTYILLPGPPAEMKAVFDESVRPYLANHFGGQGVVLSHRYAVYGMRELALEAALMDLVKAQHNPTIAFLIKNGYIELRITASATTIEAAEAILAPWDGILKERLGNALGRRLEKSMLELVSEALLSTGATVATAESCTGGLVGKRLTELPGSSAYVQGGVISYSNDVKHKVLGVPQAELDEFGAVSEEVAKSMAMGTRKLLGTTYGVSTTGIAGPGGATPTKPVGLVYIGISGPKGTVAYKNEFIGDRDSIRESTAERALYFLYQTITEQA